Proteins encoded together in one Impatiens glandulifera chromosome 1, dImpGla2.1, whole genome shotgun sequence window:
- the LOC124945371 gene encoding glucan endo-1,3-beta-glucosidase 7-like — MNCSSGTLEKAGFGKTEVIVSETGWASNGDANEVGANARNYNKNLRKRLLKKKGTPYRPKRTVKGYVFSLFNENPKPGPTVRGISDCLRPMEFLCLFAVVRLANDVPCIPMNCLSGTLEKAGFGKIEVIVSETGWASKGDANEVGANSRTYNKNLRKRLLKKKDTPYRPKRTVKGYVFSLFNENLKPVLLVRGISDCLRPMEVLCL, encoded by the exons ATGAACTGTTCATCTGGAACCCTGGAGAAGGCGGGTTTTGGGAAAACAGAGGTGATTGTTTCAGAAACAGGGTGGGCTTCTAATGGTGATGCGAATGAAGTTGGGGCGAATGCTAGGAATTATAATAAGAATCTACGAAAGAgattgttgaagaagaaaggtACTCCTTATAGGCCGAAGAGAACTGTGAAGGGATATGTTTTCTCATTGTTTAATGAGAATCCGAAACCGGGTCCTACTGTGAGAGGAATTTCGGATTGTTTAAGGCCGATGGAA TTTCTTTGTTTATTTGCTGTTGTAAGGTTGGCCAATGATGTTCCTTGCATACCGATGAACTGTTTATCTGGAACCCTAGAGAAGGCGGGTTTTGGGAAAATAGAGGTGATTGTTTCAGAAACAGGGTGGGCTTCTAAAGGTGATGCGAATGAAGTTGGGGCGAATTCTAGGACTTATAATAAGAATCTACGAAAGAgattattgaagaagaaggatACTCCTTATAGGCCGAAGAGAACTGTGAAGGGATATGTTTTCTCATTGTTTAATGAGAATCTGAAACCGGTCCTACTTGTGAGAGGAATTTCGGATTGTTTAAGGCCGATGGAAGTACTGTGCTTATGA
- the LOC124945402 gene encoding AP2/ERF and B3 domain-containing transcription factor At1g50680-like, protein MSTTSSPTTTLTGEASKSNIDNPPDTHRRSNKRTRQENGVTSSKFKGVVVQPNGNWGAQIYANHQRVWLGTFKTENEAASAYDSAAIRLRWGDAHKNFPWTNETRQETLFQNHYTTEAILQMIKDGSYLMKFSDFLTSKKSQEERKTTTNNESRNVNNGYVFRTLFQKELTPSDVGKLNRLVIPKKYAIRYFPRTSGEEDEADDTLLIFLDTSMRTWRFRYCYWKSSQSYVFTRGWNRFVKENKLNEKDMIMFSMCECLEGPNKGHKFFMIGIAYGPQIDRNHDFGITNHSIIEPAYQGDEPNNGDIDIDTISEKKEINQVLGDEETRNEEKGFRLFGVDII, encoded by the coding sequence ATGAGCACAACATCAAGCCCTACAACAACATTAACCGGTGAAGCTTCAAAGTCCAACATTGATAATCCTCCAGATACTCATCGTCGATCCAACAAACGTACTCGACAAGAAAATGGTGTGACAAGCTCCAAGTTCAAAGGTGTCGTGGTCCAACCAAATGGCAATTGGGGTGCCCAAATTTATGCGAATCACCAAAGGGTTTGGCTCGGGACATTCAAAACAGAAAATGAAGCAGCCTCGGCTTACGATAGTGCTGCCATAAGGCTACGATGGGGAGATGCCCACAAGAACTTTCCATGGACAAACGAGACCCGACAAGAGACTCTCTTCCAAAATCATTACACAACCGAAGCAATTCTTCAAATGATCAAGGACGGCTCATATTTGATGAAGTTTTCCGATTTCTTAACTAGCAAGAAATCTCaagaagagagaaaaacaacaacaaacaaTGAGTCGAGGAATGTTAACAACGGGTATGTCTTTCGAACattatttcaaaaggagttgaCTCCAAGTGATGTTGGCAAACTAAACCGGCTagtgatacctaaaaaatatgcAATAAGATATTTTCCTCGTACTTCTGGGGAAGAAGACGAAGCTGACGATACTTTACTTATTTTCTTAGACACGTCAATGAGGACGTGGAGGTTTCGATATTGCTATTGGAAGAGTAGCCAAAGTTACGTTTTCACTAGAGGATGGAATAGATTTGTGAAGGAGAATAAGCTCAACGAGAAAGATATGATTATGTTCTCTATGTGTGAATGTTTGGAAGGACCTAATAAGGGTCATAAGTTTTTCATGATAGGAATTGCTTATGGCCCTCAAATAGATCGCAATCATGATTTTGGTATAACAAATCACTCTATAATTGAACCGGCTTATCAAGGTGATGAACCAAATAATGGCGATATCGATATCGATACAATCAGCGAGAAGAAGGAAATAAACCAGGTTTTAGGAGACGAAGAGACGAGGAATGAAGAAAAAGGTTTTAGGCTATTTGGGGTGGATATAATATAG